The segment GACGGCGCGGTCAATCTGGATTCGCGCGGCGATGCTATCGCGAGCAAGCCCGCTCCCACAGGTCGTGGTTATTTCTTCGCGATGATCACCGCCCGCATCGGCGCAGGCAGGCCTTCGATGGTTTTGCTGTGGTCGTTGGGGTCAAGGTAGTCGCTCAGTGACTGGAACTTCATCCACTCGGTCGCGCGCTGTTCCTCGACCGTGGTGACGCTCACGTCCACGCAGCGCACGTCGCTGAAACCAGCACGGCGCAGCCAGCGCTCAAGCGCCGGAATCGAAGGCAGGAACCACACATTGCGCATCTGTGCGTAACGGTCTTCAGGCACCAGCACCTGATTCACATCGCCTTCAATCACCAGGGTCTCCAGCACCAGCTCACCGCCTTTGACCAGGCAGTCTTTCAATGCCAGCAAATGCTCGATGGGCGAACGACGATGGTAGAACACGCCCATGGAAAACACTGTGTCGAAGCCTTCGAGGTTCGGCGGCAGGTCTTCGAACGGGAAGGGCAAGTGCCACGCGGCCTCTTGCTGCAAGAAACGCTGTACAGCCTGGAACTGGCAGAAAAACAGCCAGTTGGGGTCAACCCCGATCACGCTGTGAGCACCGGCGCCGAGCATGCGCCACATGTAGTACCCGTTGCCGCAACCCACATCGAGGATGCGCTTGTGCTTGAGGTCGATGTGGGGGGCAACGCGTGACCATTTCCAGTCCGAGTGCCATTCGGTATCAACGTGCACACCAAACAGGTCGAACGGGCCTTTGCGCCACGGCGACAGGCCCATCAGCGCCTGGCGCATCTGCGCACGGGTTTCGTCGTCGCAATCGGTGTCCAGGGTCAGGCCGTCAAGCAGGTCGACTTCACTGGGTTTGACGTTGGGCAACGCATCCAGCGCGCTTTGCCAGCGCTCCAGATCGCCGTGGCCTTTCTCCATTTTGACGTCGAGCTGGGCCTGCAGGGTGTTGGCCCATTCAGCCAATGGAGTGCCGGCCAGACGCCGGGCAAGTGGGGACAGATCAATCATGGCAAGGCAATCAACGAGGCAAAGTTAAGACACTGGA is part of the Pseudomonas sp. ML2-2023-3 genome and harbors:
- the cmoB gene encoding tRNA 5-methoxyuridine(34)/uridine 5-oxyacetic acid(34) synthase CmoB — translated: MIDLSPLARRLAGTPLAEWANTLQAQLDVKMEKGHGDLERWQSALDALPNVKPSEVDLLDGLTLDTDCDDETRAQMRQALMGLSPWRKGPFDLFGVHVDTEWHSDWKWSRVAPHIDLKHKRILDVGCGNGYYMWRMLGAGAHSVIGVDPNWLFFCQFQAVQRFLQQEAAWHLPFPFEDLPPNLEGFDTVFSMGVFYHRRSPIEHLLALKDCLVKGGELVLETLVIEGDVNQVLVPEDRYAQMRNVWFLPSIPALERWLRRAGFSDVRCVDVSVTTVEEQRATEWMKFQSLSDYLDPNDHSKTIEGLPAPMRAVIIAKK